TGGAGCGAAGGTACGGGGCGGTTTGACATGGGCGCGGACTTCCTGCTGGGCATCGAGACCTCCTGCGACGAGACCTCCGCGGCGGTGGTGGAGCGCGGGGGGAAGGTGAGTTCGCTGGTCATCTCCTCCCAGGCCCGCTTACATTCCAAGTACGGAGGCGTGGTCCCCGAGGTGGCCGGGCGGGCTCACCTGGAGGCCCTTCTTCCCGCCGTGCGGGAGGCACTGTCCCAGGCGGGCATCGGCTACCGGGACCTGAGGGGGGTGGCGGTGACCCGGGGGCCGGGGCTCATCGGGTCCCTCCTGGTGGGACTCACCGCGGCCAAGGCGATATGCTTCGCCCTGGACCTGCCCCTCCTGGCGGTGAATCACCTGGAGGCTCACATATACGCTAACTTCCTCCATTTCCCGGGCCTGGAGCCACCGCTCCTGGCCTTCGTGGTCTCCGGGGGCCACACCTTGCTGGTGCACATGCTGGGCCACCGTCGCTACCGGATACTGGGAAAGACCCTGGACGACGCCGCCGGGGAGGCCTTCGACAAGATCGCCCGCTTCCTGGGATTGGGCTATCCCGGCGGTCCGGAAATCGACCGCCTCTCAAAGGAAGGGGACCCCCGGGCGATTCCCTTCCCTCGAGCCCTCCTGCACGACGGGACCTACAACTTCTCCCTCTCCGGGCTGAAGACGGCGGTCATCAATTATGTGCGCAGGGTGCGGGCGGAGGGGAAGGAGGTCCCGGTGGCGGACGTGGTCGCCTCCTTCCAGGCGGCGGTGGTGGAGGTCCAGGTGCACAAGATCACCCGGGCGGTGGAGGAGACGGGCGCGAGGAGGGTGGTGCTGGCCGGAGGGGTCGCCGCCAACAGCTATCTCCGCAGCAGCCTCCGGGGGGCCCTGGAGTCGCGGGGGGCGGAGCTCTTCTACCCTCCCCTGAACCTGTGCCTGGACAACGCGGCCATGGTGGCCTACCTGGGATGGCGCATGCTGGAGGAGGGGGACGTGGCGTCCCTGGACGTGGATGCCGCGGCCACCCTGCCCCTCCCCGGGGAGTCCCCGGATGGAGTCCCCGGGTGAGGGGTGAGGGGAACCGGGACGTCGGCTGACGGACTTTTTACATGCCATGCCGCGGGGGGCTTGACACGTCCACGGTGCAAGGTCCCCGCTCCTTCCTTGATGCCTGCGACACGCCCCAGGCGACTGTTGGGTTCAGCCGCACTGACGGTCCAGCTCGTCCAGAAGGTAGAGAGCGGCGTAGGCGGCGGACGGACCGCCGCCCATGAGAATGCCGGCTCCCGCGGCCTCCAGTATCTCCTCCCGGGAGGCTCCCGCCTCTAGCGCTCCCCGCACGTGCACGCGGATGCAGGGCTCGCACCTCACGGCCACCGAGGCCCCAACCAGGATGAGGCGCTTGACCTTCACGCTGAGCGCCCCCTCGCTGAGGACACTGTCGTGCAGGCCGGAGAAGGATTCCATGACCCTGGGGAGCTCCTCTCCCAGGCGCTGCATGATCTGGTGGGCATCACCTTCCAAGTTCCTCACCCCCGTCTTACAATCGCATCCGCCCGTCTTCGTCGGAACCTGAAACGGAAGATGCAAAGATTTTACACCCTAACCTCTTGATTTCCCGGGACCTTTGTATTATCCTCTCTTTAGCACTCTCGAGAGTAGAGTGCTAACATATT
The sequence above is drawn from the Actinomycetota bacterium genome and encodes:
- the tsaD gene encoding tRNA (adenosine(37)-N6)-threonylcarbamoyltransferase complex transferase subunit TsaD, with the translated sequence MGADFLLGIETSCDETSAAVVERGGKVSSLVISSQARLHSKYGGVVPEVAGRAHLEALLPAVREALSQAGIGYRDLRGVAVTRGPGLIGSLLVGLTAAKAICFALDLPLLAVNHLEAHIYANFLHFPGLEPPLLAFVVSGGHTLLVHMLGHRRYRILGKTLDDAAGEAFDKIARFLGLGYPGGPEIDRLSKEGDPRAIPFPRALLHDGTYNFSLSGLKTAVINYVRRVRAEGKEVPVADVVASFQAAVVEVQVHKITRAVEETGARRVVLAGGVAANSYLRSSLRGALESRGAELFYPPLNLCLDNAAMVAYLGWRMLEEGDVASLDVDAAATLPLPGESPDGVPG
- a CDS encoding carboxymuconolactone decarboxylase family protein is translated as MEGDAHQIMQRLGEELPRVMESFSGLHDSVLSEGALSVKVKRLILVGASVAVRCEPCIRVHVRGALEAGASREEILEAAGAGILMGGGPSAAYAALYLLDELDRQCG